One window of Triticum dicoccoides isolate Atlit2015 ecotype Zavitan chromosome 5A, WEW_v2.0, whole genome shotgun sequence genomic DNA carries:
- the LOC119302609 gene encoding probable inactive purple acid phosphatase 29, protein MARLGLWHFPPLMLLLLLLGLFLDAAAAAGKGKKWGGDGGGLRFRREGGTFKVLQVADMHYADGRSTGCEDVLPEQVAGCSDLNTTAFLYRVLRAEDPDLVVFTGDNIYGADSTDAAKSMDAAIAPAIAMNIPWAAVLGNHDQEGTLSREGVMRHLVGMKKTLSRFNPEGVEIDGFGNYNLEVGGVEGTQLANKSVLNLYFLDSGDRSTVWWIPGYGWIKASQQAWFKQTSLSLQKNYRNEEPRQKEPAPALAYFHIPLPEFSSFTASDFTGVKQESISSPSINSGFFTTMVEAGDVKAAFIGHDHVNDFCGKLTGIQLCYAGGLGYHAYGKAGWSRRARVVSVQLEKTVSGEWQGVKSIKTWKRLDDEHLTTIDSEVLWNRGSNGRRRKDHDRS, encoded by the exons ATGGCCCGCCTCGGCCTCTGGCACTTTCCGCCGCtgatgctcctcctcctcctcctcggcctcttcctcgacgcggcggccgcggcggggaaggggaagaagtgggGCGGTGACGGCGGGGGGCTGCGGTTCCGGCGGGAGGGCGGCACGTTCAAGGTGCTGCAGGTGGCGGACATGCACTACGCCGACGGGCGGAGCACCGGGTGCGAGGACGTGCTGCCCGAGCAGGTCGCCGGCTGCTCCGACCTCAACACCACCGCCTTCCTCTACCGCGTCCTCCGCGCCGAGGACCCCGACCTCGTCGTCTTCACAG GCGATAACATATACGGCGCAGATTCAACCGACGCGGCCAAGTCGATGGATGCAGCCATCGCCCCGGCAATCGCCATGAACATTCCCTGGGCTGCTGTGCTCGGCAACCATGACCAGGAGGGCACCCTGTCGCGGGAGGGCGTGATGCGCCACCTTGTAGGCATGAAGAAAACCCTGTCACGCTTCAACCCTGAAGGAGTAGAGATCGACGGCTTCGGTAATTATAACCTCGAAGTTGGTGGGGTTGAAGGAACACAGCTGGCTAACAAATCAGTGCTCAACCTGTATTTTCTCGACAGTGGTGACCGTTCTACTGTATGGTGGATCCCTGGTTATGGTTGGATCAAGGCTTCACAGCAAGCTTGGTTCAAGCAAACCTCCTTGAGTCTGCAG AAAAACTACAGGAATGAAGAACCCAGACAGAAGGAGCCAGCACCTGCTCTTGCATACTTCCACATTCCATTGCCGGAGTTCAGCAGCTTCACAGCGTCTGATTTCACAGGAGTGAAGCAGGAGAGTATCAGCTCGCCATCAATCAACTCCGGTTTCTTTACCACGATGGTGGAAGCTGGAGATGTGAAGGCTGCCTTCATAGGACATGATCACGTAAATGACTTCTGCGGGAAGCTCACCGGTATTCAGCTCTGCTATGCCGGTGGCTTGGGTTACCATGCGTACGGGAAGGCTGGGTGGTCGAGGAGAGCAAGGGTGGTGTCCGTGCAGCTCGAGAAGACGGTGAGCGGTGAGTGGCAAGGAGTGAAGTCTATCAAGACATGGAAGAGGCTTGATGATGAACACCTCACCACG